The genomic window TGCTCCCGTACTATCCCGGTGCATAATAGCTCCTTCTAACAAATATGTCAAGGTAGACAATCCGATATGAGGGTGTTCACCTACATCCAGGTAGTTGCCGGGTTTAATGGTAGCCGGGCCCATATGGTCAATAAATATAAACGGACCTACCATTCGTTTTTTTCTAAAAGGCAATAATCGACCTACCAGAAAATCTCCGATATCCCTACTTCGTTCTTCTATAATCAATCCGATATTAGACATATACAAATCTTTACAAACGAATATATTGTATAAGAGAAGAACTCCATTTTTAAATTTTGTAAATTTTTGTGAAAATCTATAAAACCTAAACTATCATTAGGAGTCAATAATATATGAGTGCACGACAAATTTCCGATTTTGCTGATAACTTAATTTTTTCAGGAACAAAAACTTAATAAAATCAAGCAATTTTAGAAATTGAAAAATTATAAAAATCTCTATTTACGGAAATTTGTCGTACACCCGGGGTCTTTTAACTTTGTAAAATGGCGATCTTTTATATATAGGTACATTTTACTTCTAAATTATCTTATCCATCGTAGTATTGCTTTCCAAAAATTAAAGGAAAGCCCGAATCGTAGCGTAACTTTTGACGGGTTATTCGTGCTACCTGCGTTGAATGAGACAGTAACAAATTGAGTTACCAGCAACTATTAAGACCCCGAAGGTTTTAGAAACCTTTGGGGTCTTAAGTGTACGACAAATTATAAAGCGCTTTTTTCTTTCACATACAAAAATGCTTCTTTGCACGTAGGGAAAACAAGTTGGGCTCCTGCTTCTTTCAACTGTTCCTGATTATATTGAGTTAAAATTCCTATCGGGTACATCCCGGCACTTTTAGCTGCTTTTAAGCCTACCAGGCTATCTTCAAAAATCCAGCATGCTGCAAAATCTTCGGACTTCATCTTCAGTGCGTTTGCTAAAGTTTTATAGGCTTCCGGGTCGGGTTTCGGTTTTTTATAATCTTCAAACCCAAAATATACAGGAAAATCCAAAGATAAACCCACTACACTTTTCTTTAAAAATTGCCGGGTGGCATTACTGGCAATCCCATATGGAATGTTTTGTGAAGTTGCCCATTTTTGTAAAGCTACTACTCCGGGCAATAAGTCCGGAAGTTCTTTATTCGTAACAATATGCTCATCTTTTAAATCATACAGGGCTTCCGCACTCTCCGTCTGACCTGCTTCCGTAGCAAAATGTTCTGCTATTTGCATCGGAGACTTTCCTGTTAAGAATTCAGGAAAGTCTCCAATGGATTTATTAAATAATGAGTGATATGCAGATTTCCAGGCATTATAGTGTACGGATTTACTATCCACCACTACTCCGTCAAAATCAAACAGTAACGCTTTCGGTTTTACGAACATCTTTATTTTTATTTACCAAGGCCGCAAGATAAGGATTCAAAAACTTATCTGTAGGATCCATTTCCTGCCTTAGCTTTTTAAAATCTTCCC from Aquimarina sp. ERC-38 includes these protein-coding regions:
- a CDS encoding HAD family hydrolase — its product is MFVKPKALLFDFDGVVVDSKSVHYNAWKSAYHSLFNKSIGDFPEFLTGKSPMQIAEHFATEAGQTESAEALYDLKDEHIVTNKELPDLLPGVVALQKWATSQNIPYGIASNATRQFLKKSVVGLSLDFPVYFGFEDYKKPKPDPEAYKTLANALKMKSEDFAACWIFEDSLVGLKAAKSAGMYPIGILTQYNQEQLKEAGAQLVFPTCKEAFLYVKEKSAL